TTCATAGTCGGATTGATTATACAACAAAATAAAGATGATGATAGAAAGTGAATTACATTATACTTTTTTTTGAATTCTTTAAAATAGGACTTTTTTCTGTAGGTGGAGGTTTAGCAACTATACCTTTTCTTCAAGATCTAGCTCGTAAGTATGATTGGTTAACCCTTAATGACTTAGCTGATTATATAGCTATATCCGAATCTACGCCGGGACCTATTGGAATAAACACAGCAACATTTGTGGGTTACAACTCGGGAGGTATTTTTGGTGGTATAATAGCTGTGCTGGGGATAGTGACACCTTCAATAATTATTATTACTACAATTGCCCATTACTTTCAAAGGTTCAATGAAAAACCATTTATACAAAGTGGATTTTATGCTTTAAGACCGGCAGTGGTTGGGCTGATAGGTGCCGCAACGTATGAAGTAGCAAAAGTTTCCTTATTTTATCTTGAGAGGCTTACAGAAACTCAAACTTTGGTTTCTGTGTTCA
Above is a window of Petrotoga mexicana DSM 14811 DNA encoding:
- a CDS encoding chromate transporter — protein: MNYIILFFEFFKIGLFSVGGGLATIPFLQDLARKYDWLTLNDLADYIAISESTPGPIGINTATFVGYNSGGIFGGIIAVLGIVTPSIIIITTIAHYFQRFNEKPFIQSGFYALRPAVVGLIGAATYEVAKVSLFYLERLTETQTLVSVFNFKAIILFLIIIYLMKRFKKHPVVYLALGAAVGIIFKF